A section of the Falco biarmicus isolate bFalBia1 chromosome 3, bFalBia1.pri, whole genome shotgun sequence genome encodes:
- the ATP6V1H gene encoding V-type proton ATPase subunit H → MDIRGAVDAAVPTNIIAAKAAEVRANKVNWQSYLQGQMISGEDCEFIQRFEQKRNPEEKQELLQTEGNQCAKTFINLMTHISKEQTVQYILTMVDDMLQENHQRVCIFFDYAKRGKNTAWSYFLPMLNRQDLFTVHMAARIIAKLAAWGRELMEGSDLNYYFNWIKTQLSSQKLRGTGGSVEAGAVSTSDSSQYVQCVAGCLQLMLRVNEYRFAWVEADGVNCIMGVLSNKCGFQLQYQMIFCVWLLAFSPQMCEYLRRYNIVPVLSDILQESVKEKVTRIILAAFRNLLEKSTERETRQEYALAMIQCKVLKQLENLDQQKYDDEDISEDIKFLLDKLGESVQDLSSFDEYSSELKSGRLEWSPVHKSEKFWRENAVRLNEKNYELLKILTKLLEVSDDPQVLAVAAHDVGEYVRHYPRGKRVIEQLGGKQLVMNHMHHEDQQVRYNALLAVQKLMVHNWEYLGKQLQSEQPQTATARS, encoded by the exons ATGGATATCCGAGGTGCTGTAGATGCTGCTGTCCCAACAAACATCATTGCTGCCAAAGCTGCTGAAGTTCGGGCAAACAAAGTAAACTGGCAGTCTTATCTCCA agggCAAATGATTTCAGGTGAAGACTGTGAATTTATTCAAAGatttgaacagaaaagaaatccagaagaaaaacaggagttGTTGCAAACAGAAGGCAATCAA TGTGCTAAAACGTTTATAAACTTGATGACTCACATCTCCAAGGAACAGACGGTTCAGTACATTCTGACAATGGTTGATGATATGCTACAA gaaaatcATCAGCGTGTTTGTATCTTCTTTGATTATGCAAAACGTGGTAAAAACACTGCATGGTCCTATTTTCTGCCTATGTTGAATCGACAAGATCTTTTCACTGTGCATATG GCAGCAAGAATTATTGCCAAACTGGCTGCTTGGGGCAGGGAACTTATGGAAGGCAGTGACTTGAATTACTATTTCAACTGGATTAAAACTCAGCTCAGTTCACAG aaacTACGTGGTACGGGGGGTTCTGTGGAAGCAGGAGCAGTCTCTACAAGTGAT AGTTCCCAGTATGTACAATGTGTTGCCGGATGTCTGCAGCTGATGCTCAGGGTCAATGAATACCGCTTTGCGTGGGTAGAAGCAGATGGAGTAAATTG tatCATGGGGGTCTTGAGCAACAAATGTGGCTTCCAGCTCCAGTATCAGATGATTTTCTGTGTGTGGCTGCTGGCGTTTAGTCCTCAAATGTGTGAATATCTCCGTCGGTATAATATTGTTCCAGTGCTGTCAGATATTCTTCAGGAATCTGTCAAAGAGAAAGTAACTAGAATCATCCTTGCAGCATTTCGG AATTTGTTAGAGAAATCTACTGAGAGAGAAACTCGCCAAGAATATGCTCTTGCCATGATTCAGTGCAAAGTTTTAAAGCAGCTAGAGAATTTGGATCAGCAGAAATACGATGATGAAGACATAAGTGAAGATATCAAGTTTCTACTGGACAAGCTCGGTGAGAGCGTGCAGGACCTTAG CTCCTTTGATGAGTACAGTTCTGAGCTCAAGTCAGGAAGACTGGAGTGGAGTCCTGTACACAAATCTGAGAAGTTTTGGCGGGAGAATGCTGTAAGgctaaatgagaaaaattatgAACTACTCAA AATCCTGACAAAACTTCTGGAAGTTTCTGATGACCCACAGGTGCTGGCTGTAGCTGCTCATGATGTGGGCGAATATGTACGACACTATCCCCGTGGGAAACG AGTGATTGAACAACTTGGTGGTAAACAGCTGGTTATGAACCACATGCATCATGAAGACCAACAAGTTCGTTATAATGCACTACTGGCTGTGCAGAAGCTGATGGTTCACAACTG